The DNA sequence TCTTGAGAAATCTGGAGGCCTGAGGAAAGCAGGCCCTGGGCTAATGGCGACTGTTCTTTCTAAGCCTCTGAACTAGTATGATTGGAGCACTTGGACTTGGAGACCAGGAGCTGAACCTGCCACCCCAAGGTGTCCCTCTGGGCTCTGTACATTTGTGATGCTTCTATTAATGCCCTCTCCCAATGGGGAAACAATGAGAGAGCTCTGCATTAGGGCCTGCGAGAGCCACCCATCCACATGAGATTAGGATGCACAATCCTCGTTCTCCTTCTCTATTCCCCTTGCCCCCAACTTTACCCTTGACTAAGGAGACTCCAGCATGCATTCTGAAGTAAATGAATATGGGATGCAGCGCCCTAGCCCAGGTCCATGCCTCATGGAGCCTCTGCACTCAGGTCCAACCAGACTGCCCCCAACctgtcctgccctgccctgcccagtAGCTGTGGGCAGATTTGGCAGCCCTTCTGAGCTTCTCTGCCCTTTAGGAGCATGCTCTGTGAGCAGAGCCTCCATGGACTACCTGCTGACTGGCAACGGCTCAGGCAACgctctggtggtggtggtgggtggccTGGCTGAATGCCGTTACAGCAGGCCTGGCTTCTCCATACTTGTCCTGAAGAAACGGAAGGGCTTTGTGCGCATGGCCCTCCAGCACGGGTAGGTGGCCTAGCCTGGGGTGGGCCTGGGGTCCTTGCTCACTCCTGGCAGCCCttaggggatggaagaaggactTTATGGAGCTCAGGGGATGACATGGGTGGAATCTGGGATGAGGGATGCAGTGGCAGTGAGCAAACTTGCCTGCTGGGATCCTGTTCCCATTATTTGGTGGTGGAGGCAGAGGGGGAGATGCCTCAGGAGATGAGCCTAGCTTAGCTCCCTAGGAGTCAGCTTACCTCTCCTCCTCATGGCAATCCTTTCATAAGAGGCCCCCTTGGGGCCCAGGCTTAGGccagacagagaaggaaagaggccAGGTGGAGGCTGCAGAGGCCTGTTTCTTGcccctccctcctcattctccCAATCTCCATAGGGTGGCCCTGGTCCCCTCCTATTCCTTTGGAGAAAATGAACTCTATGATCAGCACATCTTCACCCCAGGAGGCTGGGTCAACCGCTTCCAGCACTGGTTTCAGAGGTTGGTGCACATCTACCCTTGTGCCTTCTATGGCCGTGGCTTTGCTGAGAACTCCTGGGGCCTTCTGCCTTACAACCGGCCCGTCACCACCGTCAGTGAGTCCCTTTTCGGGCTGAGGCCCAACACCACCTCTCATCCTAGGGTCAGTCACAGAAGCAGGGCAGTGCTGGCTGTGGGCAGGGCTGAGCAAGCTGGGGAGGTCTTGTGGACAGGCACTGGCCCTTAGCTCCTCACTAAGCTAGCCCCGGGGTATCAACTGCTGCTCAATGCCAGTTGCTGACCAGCTTCTGTGTCACAGAGAGGTTGTCATCTGTGTACATGGCAAAAttcctaaaatcaggaagaacaCTTGGGGGCCTCAGTGCTGTGAAAGTGGGGAGAAGATGAGGGATCCAAAGGTTCCCAAGACAGAGCCCCTGTGTCTTGGAGGAGGTGTACAGCACAGGACAGCAGGTTtggtgtcagttttctcatctgtaaggacccttcctgctccaaatcCTATGCTCCTTCTGgtcctctcattttcccctcatctccaccttctgtGCCCACTTAATCCTGTCTCCAGCTTGTGTCAAACCTGAAGAAGTGAGGTCTATGATCCTTTCCAGTAAAAGAGTCTGGAGAGACTGGGGCCTCCTGGGGTCATTGGTCAGgctaggggaagaaaagaaaggggagaggaaggaagggaaaggagggaagaggaaggaaggcctAGGTCCAGGGCTTGATGCCTATGGTCCCTTCCAGGGAGGGAGTGACTCTGATGCcttcccattttcattttctgcccTGGCAGTTGGGGAGCCCCTACTGATCCCCAAGATAGAGAACCCGAGCCAGGAGACAGTGGATAAATACCACGCCCTCTACATCAAGGCCCTGCAGAAGCTGTTTGATGAGCACAAGGTCCAATATGGGATCTCAG is a window from the Notamacropus eugenii isolate mMacEug1 chromosome X, mMacEug1.pri_v2, whole genome shotgun sequence genome containing:
- the AWAT2 gene encoding acyl-CoA wax alcohol acyltransferase 2 encodes the protein MGSISKDLKTALEVCSIFQWALSAFLIVVFVVLFHLYLVVFTPYWPLIGLTIIWLIFDWRTPEQGGRRSDWVRGWCLWKQYRDYFPLKMVKTHDLSPRHNYIIATHPHGLMSHSAFCHFATEASGFSRIFPGITPYILTLGAFFWVPILRDYVMSSGACSVSRASMDYLLTGNGSGNALVVVVGGLAECRYSRPGFSILVLKKRKGFVRMALQHGVALVPSYSFGENELYDQHIFTPGGWVNRFQHWFQRLVHIYPCAFYGRGFAENSWGLLPYNRPVTTVIGEPLLIPKIENPSQETVDKYHALYIKALQKLFDEHKVQYGISETQELEIV